A single genomic interval of Sebastes umbrosus isolate fSebUmb1 chromosome 11, fSebUmb1.pri, whole genome shotgun sequence harbors:
- the ggctb gene encoding gamma-glutamylcyclotransferase b yields the protein MRIACECWKARTSFLSLQLMLSHLSPLLLQTRSCGSAPLSTSVTVTFLRPLIIFLTSSLVFPLAEAGDNMEKNHTFLYFAYGSNLLKERLQLKNPSATVHCVARLKDYRLVFGNHKGLASDRWHGGVATIEDSPGDEVWGVVWRMSMADLESLDSQENVTLGAYSPVELSVKTKYQELDCRTYMMNSCVYAPPSPQYLQVIMMGAEQNGLPQDYQEKLRAIQTNMYEGPLPMMADLERARRRAKERVNHRSDA from the exons ATGAGAATAGCGTGTGAGTGCTGGAAGGCCAGGACTTCATTTCTGTCACTGCAACTCATGCTCTCTCACCTCAGCCCTCTGCTCCTCCAAACACGCAGCTGTGGCTCGGCTCCACTCTCCACCTCGGTCACCGTCACCTTCCTCCGACCGCTCATAATCTTCCTCACCTCGAGCCTCGTCTTCCCCCTGGCAGAAGCTGGCGACAACATGGAGAAAAACCACACCTTCCTGTACTTTGCATACGGCAGCAACCTGTTGAAGGAGCGGCTCCAGCTCAAGAATCCCTCAGCGACAGTGCACTGTGTGGCCAGGCTCAAG GACTATAGATTGGTGTTTGGGAACCATAAAGGCCTTGCCAGTGACCGATGGCATGGAGGCGTGGCAACCATAGAGGACAGCCCAGGGGACGAGGTGTGGGGTGTGGTGTGGAGGATGAGCATGGCTGATCTGGAGTCTTTAGACAG TCAAGAGAATGTGACGTTAGGTGCGTACAGTCCTGTGGAGCTATCAGTGAAGACAAAATACCAGGAGCTCGACTGTCGTACCTACATGATGAACAGCTGTGTGTACGCCCCACCATCGCCACAGTACCTGCAG GTGATCATGATGGGAGCGGAGCAGAACGGCTTGCCTCAGGACTACCAGGAGAAGCTGAGAGCAATCCAGACCAACATGTATGAAGGTCCTCTACCCATGATGGCTGACCTGGAGCGGGCCAGAAGGAGAGCCAAAGAGAGGGTCAACCACCGTTCTGATGCCTGA